The Maridesulfovibrio salexigens DSM 2638 region TTTAAAAGAACTGGGCGATGCGAAAAAAGTCGGCAAGATAGCAGTAACAAGGGATGATGTTTTTCATCAGAATCTAGTCAGTATGGGGTATACCAATCTTGATGTGAGTTCCTCTCAGAAGTGCGATTTTCTGAAGTTGCTTAGAGGAAGGGCTGATCTGGTTCCCATGGGCCGTAAGGCTATTTCATATTTTTTTGAGCGTAATCCTGAGTTGGATTTAAGTGTGCTGAAGCGGGTTGGACCTCCTATTTTTTTTACTTCCAGTTACATCGCTTTTGCGCATGACACTTCAGATGAGGTGGTCAGGAAGTGGCAGGCTGCTTTTGATGAGCTGAAGATGGAAGGCGAGTGGTTAAAACTCCTCGATAAATATTTTCCTCCAGATAAAGTGAATTGATTTTTTCTAAGTCATAAAAAAACTCCGTACATCATGGGAAGTACGGAGTTTTTATTGTCTGATCTGTCAGCTAAAGCGATTCTAAACTAGAGTGACAGCGCGGTTCATGCGGGCAATGGTTTCATCTTTACCCAGCACGAGCATGAGGTCGTAAAGGCCGCCGGGGGACTGGGTACGTCCGCAGAGTGCGAGACGTACGGGTTGTCCGATAGCTTTGAATTTGAGTTCCTTCTCTTCGAGGAAACCTTTACAGACAGCTTCGAGAGAATCGTGACTGAACTCAGCGTCAGCCTCGATGCGTGCGGTCAGTTCTTTGAGAATTTCAACTGCTTCGGGCTTGAAAACCTTCTCCACAGCTGCTGCATCATATTCCAGAGCTGCACTGTCCACGAGGAAGAAGTCGCACATGTCGGCCATTTCCTTGTAGTTGGTGGAGCGGGGCTGAAGCAGAGGGATGATCTTTTCAAGGTATGCATCTTCAGCTTCAACGCCTTCGGGCAGGAATGTGCGCATGCCGGGGATGAGGTCAGCCGGAGCCTTAGCTTTAATGTATTCGCTGTTTACCCAGTCCAGTTTCTTGGTATCGAAAACGGAGGGGGAATTACCGAGGTTGTCGGTATTGAAAAGCTCGATCAGTTCTTCGCGGGAGAAGATTTCCTGATCTCCGTGGGACCAGCCGAGGCGTACGAGG contains the following coding sequences:
- a CDS encoding substrate-binding periplasmic protein translates to MVFFLSIVSVNADASKLKLMAEEYPPYSYKQGGKPHGLFIDLVQKIQEKLDGESSEVTFYPWARGYKMLQFGDGDALFPMCMTAERSGMFKFVGPIFWDDVYFYTTKDSGIDLKELGDAKKVGKIAVTRDDVFHQNLVSMGYTNLDVSSSQKCDFLKLLRGRADLVPMGRKAISYFFERNPELDLSVLKRVGPPIFFTSSYIAFAHDTSDEVVRKWQAAFDELKMEGEWLKLLDKYFPPDKVN